The Microbacterium sp. KUDC0406 genome includes a window with the following:
- the rapZ gene encoding RNase adapter RapZ — protein MTAAETADEETTVEEQGEFLIVTGMSGAGRTTAANALEDLGWYVVDNLPPQILRPLLDLTGMGGANLPKVAAVVDVRGRNLFDDFPGVARALRSRGSGVKVLFLDASDDVLVRRFESVRRPHPLQGDGTLLDGIRTERSRLAMVREAADLVIDTTNLNIHQLATQVTEMFSEEGAARHRLTLLSFGFKYGLPTDVDLVADMRFLPNPFWNEELRGLTGQDESVREYVLSRDGAKEFLDAYATALVPVLEGYQRENKSHSTVAIGCTGGKHRSVAMAEELGRRLGQIPGVAVNIRHRDLGRE, from the coding sequence ATGACCGCGGCGGAGACGGCGGACGAAGAGACCACTGTCGAGGAGCAGGGCGAGTTCCTCATCGTCACCGGCATGTCAGGGGCCGGCCGCACCACAGCGGCGAACGCCCTCGAAGACCTCGGCTGGTACGTGGTCGACAACCTGCCCCCGCAGATCCTGCGCCCGCTGCTCGATCTCACCGGTATGGGCGGGGCGAACCTGCCGAAGGTGGCGGCCGTGGTCGACGTGCGTGGCCGCAATCTCTTCGACGACTTCCCCGGTGTCGCGCGCGCCCTGCGCTCCCGCGGGTCGGGAGTGAAGGTGCTGTTCCTGGACGCGTCCGATGACGTGCTGGTGCGCCGGTTCGAGTCCGTGCGGCGGCCGCATCCGCTGCAGGGCGACGGCACGCTGCTGGACGGCATCCGCACCGAGCGCTCCCGCCTGGCGATGGTTCGCGAGGCGGCGGATCTGGTGATCGACACCACGAACCTGAACATCCACCAACTGGCCACTCAGGTCACCGAGATGTTCTCCGAGGAGGGGGCGGCGCGCCATCGCCTGACGCTGCTCAGCTTCGGATTCAAGTACGGGCTGCCCACCGACGTCGACCTCGTCGCCGACATGCGCTTCCTGCCCAACCCGTTCTGGAACGAGGAGCTGCGCGGGCTGACCGGCCAGGACGAGTCGGTCCGTGAGTACGTGCTGTCGCGCGACGGCGCGAAGGAGTTCCTGGACGCCTACGCGACCGCGCTCGTGCCCGTGCTCGAGGGGTACCAGCGCGAGAACAAGAGTCATTCCACGGTCGCGATCGGATGCACCGGGGGCAAGCACCGTTCGGTGGCGATGGCAGAGGAATTGGGCCGCAGGCTCGGTCAGATCCCCGGGGTGGCCGTCAACATCCGCCACCGCGACCTCGGCCGGGAGTAG